A DNA window from Arachis duranensis cultivar V14167 chromosome 3, aradu.V14167.gnm2.J7QH, whole genome shotgun sequence contains the following coding sequences:
- the LOC107477856 gene encoding transcription factor MYB4-like — MVRTPHRCEKSGVRKGTWTPEEDSKLIAHLTTFGHPTNWRQLPGAAGLARCGKSCRLRWMNYLRPDVKRGNYTQEEDDTIVKLHNQFGNRWSMIASHLHGRSDNEIKNRWHSQLKKRFQHTSASNSNNHNALVESTEEEIVNNN, encoded by the exons ATGGTGAGAACCCCTCATCGGTGTGAGAAAAGTGGAGTGAGGAAAGGAACATGGACACCTGAGGAAGATTCCAAGTTGATTGCTCATCTCACTACGTTTGGTCACCCCACCAATTGGCGCCAACTACCCGGAGCTGCAG GTCTTGCAAGGTGTGGAAAGAGCTGCAGATTAAGGTGGATGAATTACTTAAGGCCAGATGTCAAAAGAGGGAATTATACACAAGAAGAAGATGACACTATAGTCAAACTACACAATCAGTTTGGTAATAG ATGGTCCATGATTGCGTCTCACTTACATGGAAGATCAGACAACGAGATAAAGAATCGATGGCACTCCCAACTTAAAAAGCGATTCCAACACACTTCGGCCTCTAATTCAAATAATCATAATGCCTTAGTTGAATCAACGGAAGAAGAGAtagtgaataataat
- the LOC107477838 gene encoding phosphomevalonate kinase, peroxisomal, with the protein MGVFSTIGTCIGFGIGTSIGVVIGYYVFIYFQPTHVKDPIIRPLAEQDAKTLQQMLPEIPLWIKNPDFDRWIEQASEPNKEAVIKALLGAKEAMLGIRYHMRLMGEAAGVPIEPESQTKLLDATLNLEGVLLAGVPRAGGFDAVFAVTLGDSSSNVTKTWSSLNVLALLVKEDPYGVSLKSVDPRTNEVTSAVSSIHIE; encoded by the exons ATGGGTGTATTTAGTACCATAGGTACTTGTATTGGCTTTGGAATTGGAACTTCAATTGGTGTTGTCATTGGATACTACGTGTTTATATACTTTCAGCCAACACATGTCAAG GATCCCATAATTCGTCCTTTGGCCGAGCAAGATGCCAAAACTCTGCAACAAATGCTTCCAGAGATACCCTTGTGGATAAAGAATCCAGATTTTGATCGT TGGATAGAGCAAGCTTCTGAACCCAACAAGGAAGCAGTTATTAAAGCATTGCTAGGTGCAAAAGAAGCTATGCTTGGGATTAGATATCATATGCGCCTAATGGGTGAGGCTGCAGGTGTTCCT ATTGAACCAGAATCACAAACAAAACTTTTAGATGCTACACTGAACTTGGAAGGAGTGTTGTTGGCTGGAGTTCCAAGAGCAGGAGGATTTGATGCTGTCTTTGCTGTTACTTTGGGAGATTCAAGCAGCAATGTGACAAAAACATGGAGCTCACTCAATGTTCTTGCCCTTCTAGTTAAAGAAGATCCTTATGGCGTTTCTTTAAAAAGTGTTGACCCTAGAACAAATGAAGTCACTTCAGCTGTATCTTCAATTCATATTGAAtaa
- the LOC107477837 gene encoding pentatricopeptide repeat-containing protein At4g16835, mitochondrial isoform X1, giving the protein MYYSGLVRNFVLTLSKRHVSSSSGLGCGSTMLVTPLPSQFNQSMFNNVVASNKLIANYLRLGDMDSALQVFDKMTVKSTVTWNSILAGYAKNLGNFEVVRQVFDKIPEPNSVSYNIMLACYLNNFGIHRARAYFDVMPVKDTASWNTMISGYAQIGLMGEARMMFLAMPEKNTVSWSAMVSGYVACGDLDSAVECFYAATVKSVITWTAMITGYMKFGRVESAEKLFQEMSQKTLVTWNAMIAGYVDNSRAEDGLKLLKTMLETGAKPNAVSLTSVLLGCSNLSALQLGRQVHQLVCKSPLSSDTTAGTSLVSMYSKCGELKDASKLFVQIQRKDLVSWNTMISGYAQHGAGEKALELFDAMKNDGMKPDWITFVAVFLACNHAGFVDLGVQYFDAMIRDYGIEARPEHYACMVDLLGRRGRLSEAKDLIKSMPFKPHPAIFGTLLGACRIHKNLDLAEFAAKNLLALDPSSATGYVQLANIYAAQNRWEHVARIRRSMKDNNVVKTPGYSWIEIKSVVHEFRSSDRLHPELVSIHKKLNELEKKMKMAGYIPDLEFALHDVEEELKEQLLLWHSEKLAIAFGLLKVPLGVPIRVFKNLRVCGDCHTATKYISAIEGREIIVRDTTRFHHFKDGSCSCSDYCVEDVYGYDGDDELQWLIESEKGLATWEVRFFMSN; this is encoded by the exons ATGTATTATTCAGGGCTTGTTAGGAACTTTGTTTTAACGCTGAGTAAACGCCACGTGTCCTCCTCCTCCGGCCTCGGTTGTGGCTCCACCATGTTAGTAACCCCACTCCCATCACAGTTCAACCAGAGCATGTTCAACAATGTCGTTGCCTCCAACAAGCTCATCGCCAattaccttcgattgggtgacaTGGATTCTgctctccaagtgtttgataaaatgacAGTGAAGAGCACCGTTACTTGGAACTCTATCCTTGCTGGCTACGCCAAGAATCTTGGGAATTTTGAAGTTGTACGCCAAGTTTTTGATAAAATTCCTGAACCGAATAGTGTGTCTTATAATATCATGCTGGCGTGTTatttgaacaattttggcatccaCAGAGCCCGTGCTTACTTTGATGTAATGCCTGTGAAGGATACGGCGTCTTGGAACACGATGATCTCAGGTTATGCTCAGATTGGATTGATGGGCGAGGCGCGCATGATGTTCTTGGCAATGCCAGAGAAAAATACTGTCTCATGGAGTGCGATGGTGTCGGGGTATGTGGCTTGTGGAGACTTGGATTCTGCAGTGGAATGCTTTTATGCTGCAACTGTGAAGAGTGTGATTACCTGGACTGCCATGATCACTGGGTACATGAAATTTGGCAGAGTTGAGTCTGCCGAGAAATTGTTCCAAGAAATGTCTCAGAAGACTTTGGTGACATGGAATGCTATGATAGCTGGGTATGTTGATAATAGCAGGGCAGAAGATGGGTTGAAGCTTTTGAAGACAATGCTAGAGACTGGGGCCAAGCCTAATGCTGTGAGCTTGACTAGTGTGTTATTGGGTTGTAGTAACCTATCAGCATTGCAACTTGGTAGACAAGTTCATCAGTTAGTTTGTAAATCTCCATTGAGTAGTGACACCACAGCCGGAACTTCATTGGTTAGCATGTATTCCAAATGCGGGGAGCTGAAGGACGCGTCGAAATTGTTTGTGCAGATCCAACGGAAAGACCTTGTATCATGGAACACAATGATTTCTGGTTATGCACAACATGGAGCTGGTGAAAAAGCTCTGGAGTTATTTGATGCAATGAAAAATGATGGCATGAAGCCAGATTGGATTACTTTTGTAGCAGTATTTTTAGCTTGTAACCATGCAGGATTTGTAGATCTTGGGGTCCAATATTTTGATGCTATGATAAGGGATTATGGAATTGAAGCTAGGCCAGAACACTATGCTTGCATGGTTGACCTTCTCGGTCGACGTGGAAGGTTATCTGAGGcaaaagacttgataaaaagtATGCCGTTTAAGCCACATCCTGCCATCTTTGGAACGCTTTTGGGAGCCTGTAGGATCCATAAGAACCTAGATCTGGCTGAGTTTGCTGCCAAGAATCTGCTTGCGCTTGATCCTAGTAGTGCAACTGGATATGTTCAATTGGCCAATATTTATGCAGCACAAAATAGATGGGAGCATGTTGCTAGGATTCGGAGATCGATGAAAGACAATAATGTAGTGAAGACACCTGGATATAGTTGGATTGAGATAAAGAGTGTGGTGCATGAGTTTCGGTCAAGTGACCGATTGCACCCAGAATTGGTTTCTATACATAAAAAACTAAATGAATtggagaagaaaatgaagatggcTGGCTATATTCCGGATCTTGAGTTTGCATTGCATGACGTGGAAGAGGAGCTGAAAGAACAGCTACTTCTATGGCACAGTGAGAAATTGGCAATTGCATTTGGACTTCTAAAGGTACCATTAGGTGTTCCAATCAGGGTATTCAAGAACTTGAGAGTTTGTGGAGATTGCCACACTGCAACAAAGTACATATCAGCTATAGAAGGAAGAGAAATCATTGTTAGGGATACCACTAGGTTTCATCATTTCAAGGACGGGTCCTGCTCCTGCAGTGATTACTG TGTTGAAGATGTGTATGGctatgatggtgatgatgaacTACAATGGCTAATTGAGTCAGAGAAG GGTCTAGCAACGTGGGAGGTGAGGTTCTTTATGTCTAACTAG
- the LOC107477837 gene encoding pentatricopeptide repeat-containing protein At4g16835, mitochondrial isoform X2, translating to MYYSGLVRNFVLTLSKRHVSSSSGLGCGSTMLVTPLPSQFNQSMFNNVVASNKLIANYLRLGDMDSALQVFDKMTVKSTVTWNSILAGYAKNLGNFEVVRQVFDKIPEPNSVSYNIMLACYLNNFGIHRARAYFDVMPVKDTASWNTMISGYAQIGLMGEARMMFLAMPEKNTVSWSAMVSGYVACGDLDSAVECFYAATVKSVITWTAMITGYMKFGRVESAEKLFQEMSQKTLVTWNAMIAGYVDNSRAEDGLKLLKTMLETGAKPNAVSLTSVLLGCSNLSALQLGRQVHQLVCKSPLSSDTTAGTSLVSMYSKCGELKDASKLFVQIQRKDLVSWNTMISGYAQHGAGEKALELFDAMKNDGMKPDWITFVAVFLACNHAGFVDLGVQYFDAMIRDYGIEARPEHYACMVDLLGRRGRLSEAKDLIKSMPFKPHPAIFGTLLGACRIHKNLDLAEFAAKNLLALDPSSATGYVQLANIYAAQNRWEHVARIRRSMKDNNVVKTPGYSWIEIKSVVHEFRSSDRLHPELVSIHKKLNELEKKMKMAGYIPDLEFALHDVEEELKEQLLLWHSEKLAIAFGLLKVPLGVPIRVFKNLRVCGDCHTATKYISAIEGREIIVRDTTRFHHFKDGSCSCSDYCVEDVYGYDGDDELQWLIESEKVIDFSCGHLSAC from the exons ATGTATTATTCAGGGCTTGTTAGGAACTTTGTTTTAACGCTGAGTAAACGCCACGTGTCCTCCTCCTCCGGCCTCGGTTGTGGCTCCACCATGTTAGTAACCCCACTCCCATCACAGTTCAACCAGAGCATGTTCAACAATGTCGTTGCCTCCAACAAGCTCATCGCCAattaccttcgattgggtgacaTGGATTCTgctctccaagtgtttgataaaatgacAGTGAAGAGCACCGTTACTTGGAACTCTATCCTTGCTGGCTACGCCAAGAATCTTGGGAATTTTGAAGTTGTACGCCAAGTTTTTGATAAAATTCCTGAACCGAATAGTGTGTCTTATAATATCATGCTGGCGTGTTatttgaacaattttggcatccaCAGAGCCCGTGCTTACTTTGATGTAATGCCTGTGAAGGATACGGCGTCTTGGAACACGATGATCTCAGGTTATGCTCAGATTGGATTGATGGGCGAGGCGCGCATGATGTTCTTGGCAATGCCAGAGAAAAATACTGTCTCATGGAGTGCGATGGTGTCGGGGTATGTGGCTTGTGGAGACTTGGATTCTGCAGTGGAATGCTTTTATGCTGCAACTGTGAAGAGTGTGATTACCTGGACTGCCATGATCACTGGGTACATGAAATTTGGCAGAGTTGAGTCTGCCGAGAAATTGTTCCAAGAAATGTCTCAGAAGACTTTGGTGACATGGAATGCTATGATAGCTGGGTATGTTGATAATAGCAGGGCAGAAGATGGGTTGAAGCTTTTGAAGACAATGCTAGAGACTGGGGCCAAGCCTAATGCTGTGAGCTTGACTAGTGTGTTATTGGGTTGTAGTAACCTATCAGCATTGCAACTTGGTAGACAAGTTCATCAGTTAGTTTGTAAATCTCCATTGAGTAGTGACACCACAGCCGGAACTTCATTGGTTAGCATGTATTCCAAATGCGGGGAGCTGAAGGACGCGTCGAAATTGTTTGTGCAGATCCAACGGAAAGACCTTGTATCATGGAACACAATGATTTCTGGTTATGCACAACATGGAGCTGGTGAAAAAGCTCTGGAGTTATTTGATGCAATGAAAAATGATGGCATGAAGCCAGATTGGATTACTTTTGTAGCAGTATTTTTAGCTTGTAACCATGCAGGATTTGTAGATCTTGGGGTCCAATATTTTGATGCTATGATAAGGGATTATGGAATTGAAGCTAGGCCAGAACACTATGCTTGCATGGTTGACCTTCTCGGTCGACGTGGAAGGTTATCTGAGGcaaaagacttgataaaaagtATGCCGTTTAAGCCACATCCTGCCATCTTTGGAACGCTTTTGGGAGCCTGTAGGATCCATAAGAACCTAGATCTGGCTGAGTTTGCTGCCAAGAATCTGCTTGCGCTTGATCCTAGTAGTGCAACTGGATATGTTCAATTGGCCAATATTTATGCAGCACAAAATAGATGGGAGCATGTTGCTAGGATTCGGAGATCGATGAAAGACAATAATGTAGTGAAGACACCTGGATATAGTTGGATTGAGATAAAGAGTGTGGTGCATGAGTTTCGGTCAAGTGACCGATTGCACCCAGAATTGGTTTCTATACATAAAAAACTAAATGAATtggagaagaaaatgaagatggcTGGCTATATTCCGGATCTTGAGTTTGCATTGCATGACGTGGAAGAGGAGCTGAAAGAACAGCTACTTCTATGGCACAGTGAGAAATTGGCAATTGCATTTGGACTTCTAAAGGTACCATTAGGTGTTCCAATCAGGGTATTCAAGAACTTGAGAGTTTGTGGAGATTGCCACACTGCAACAAAGTACATATCAGCTATAGAAGGAAGAGAAATCATTGTTAGGGATACCACTAGGTTTCATCATTTCAAGGACGGGTCCTGCTCCTGCAGTGATTACTG TGTTGAAGATGTGTATGGctatgatggtgatgatgaacTACAATGGCTAATTGAGTCAGAGAAG GTGATTGACTTCTCGTGTGGTCACTTGTCTGCTTGCTAG
- the LOC107477837 gene encoding pentatricopeptide repeat-containing protein At4g16835, mitochondrial isoform X3: MYYSGLVRNFVLTLSKRHVSSSSGLGCGSTMLVTPLPSQFNQSMFNNVVASNKLIANYLRLGDMDSALQVFDKMTVKSTVTWNSILAGYAKNLGNFEVVRQVFDKIPEPNSVSYNIMLACYLNNFGIHRARAYFDVMPVKDTASWNTMISGYAQIGLMGEARMMFLAMPEKNTVSWSAMVSGYVACGDLDSAVECFYAATVKSVITWTAMITGYMKFGRVESAEKLFQEMSQKTLVTWNAMIAGYVDNSRAEDGLKLLKTMLETGAKPNAVSLTSVLLGCSNLSALQLGRQVHQLVCKSPLSSDTTAGTSLVSMYSKCGELKDASKLFVQIQRKDLVSWNTMISGYAQHGAGEKALELFDAMKNDGMKPDWITFVAVFLACNHAGFVDLGVQYFDAMIRDYGIEARPEHYACMVDLLGRRGRLSEAKDLIKSMPFKPHPAIFGTLLGACRIHKNLDLAEFAAKNLLALDPSSATGYVQLANIYAAQNRWEHVARIRRSMKDNNVVKTPGYSWIEIKSVVHEFRSSDRLHPELVSIHKKLNELEKKMKMAGYIPDLEFALHDVEEELKEQLLLWHSEKLAIAFGLLKVPLGVPIRVFKNLRVCGDCHTATKYISAIEGREIIVRDTTRFHHFKDGSCSCSDYW, from the coding sequence ATGTATTATTCAGGGCTTGTTAGGAACTTTGTTTTAACGCTGAGTAAACGCCACGTGTCCTCCTCCTCCGGCCTCGGTTGTGGCTCCACCATGTTAGTAACCCCACTCCCATCACAGTTCAACCAGAGCATGTTCAACAATGTCGTTGCCTCCAACAAGCTCATCGCCAattaccttcgattgggtgacaTGGATTCTgctctccaagtgtttgataaaatgacAGTGAAGAGCACCGTTACTTGGAACTCTATCCTTGCTGGCTACGCCAAGAATCTTGGGAATTTTGAAGTTGTACGCCAAGTTTTTGATAAAATTCCTGAACCGAATAGTGTGTCTTATAATATCATGCTGGCGTGTTatttgaacaattttggcatccaCAGAGCCCGTGCTTACTTTGATGTAATGCCTGTGAAGGATACGGCGTCTTGGAACACGATGATCTCAGGTTATGCTCAGATTGGATTGATGGGCGAGGCGCGCATGATGTTCTTGGCAATGCCAGAGAAAAATACTGTCTCATGGAGTGCGATGGTGTCGGGGTATGTGGCTTGTGGAGACTTGGATTCTGCAGTGGAATGCTTTTATGCTGCAACTGTGAAGAGTGTGATTACCTGGACTGCCATGATCACTGGGTACATGAAATTTGGCAGAGTTGAGTCTGCCGAGAAATTGTTCCAAGAAATGTCTCAGAAGACTTTGGTGACATGGAATGCTATGATAGCTGGGTATGTTGATAATAGCAGGGCAGAAGATGGGTTGAAGCTTTTGAAGACAATGCTAGAGACTGGGGCCAAGCCTAATGCTGTGAGCTTGACTAGTGTGTTATTGGGTTGTAGTAACCTATCAGCATTGCAACTTGGTAGACAAGTTCATCAGTTAGTTTGTAAATCTCCATTGAGTAGTGACACCACAGCCGGAACTTCATTGGTTAGCATGTATTCCAAATGCGGGGAGCTGAAGGACGCGTCGAAATTGTTTGTGCAGATCCAACGGAAAGACCTTGTATCATGGAACACAATGATTTCTGGTTATGCACAACATGGAGCTGGTGAAAAAGCTCTGGAGTTATTTGATGCAATGAAAAATGATGGCATGAAGCCAGATTGGATTACTTTTGTAGCAGTATTTTTAGCTTGTAACCATGCAGGATTTGTAGATCTTGGGGTCCAATATTTTGATGCTATGATAAGGGATTATGGAATTGAAGCTAGGCCAGAACACTATGCTTGCATGGTTGACCTTCTCGGTCGACGTGGAAGGTTATCTGAGGcaaaagacttgataaaaagtATGCCGTTTAAGCCACATCCTGCCATCTTTGGAACGCTTTTGGGAGCCTGTAGGATCCATAAGAACCTAGATCTGGCTGAGTTTGCTGCCAAGAATCTGCTTGCGCTTGATCCTAGTAGTGCAACTGGATATGTTCAATTGGCCAATATTTATGCAGCACAAAATAGATGGGAGCATGTTGCTAGGATTCGGAGATCGATGAAAGACAATAATGTAGTGAAGACACCTGGATATAGTTGGATTGAGATAAAGAGTGTGGTGCATGAGTTTCGGTCAAGTGACCGATTGCACCCAGAATTGGTTTCTATACATAAAAAACTAAATGAATtggagaagaaaatgaagatggcTGGCTATATTCCGGATCTTGAGTTTGCATTGCATGACGTGGAAGAGGAGCTGAAAGAACAGCTACTTCTATGGCACAGTGAGAAATTGGCAATTGCATTTGGACTTCTAAAGGTACCATTAGGTGTTCCAATCAGGGTATTCAAGAACTTGAGAGTTTGTGGAGATTGCCACACTGCAACAAAGTACATATCAGCTATAGAAGGAAGAGAAATCATTGTTAGGGATACCACTAGGTTTCATCATTTCAAGGACGGGTCCTGCTCCTGCAGTGATTACTGGTAA
- the LOC107477857 gene encoding transcription factor MYB13-like: MVRTPHRCEKSGVRKGTWTPEEDSKLIAHLTTFGHPTNWRQLPGAAGLARCGKSCRLRWMNYLRPDVKRGNYTQEEDDTIVKLHNQFGNRWSMIASHLHGRSDNEIKNRWHSQLKKRFQHTSASNSNNHNALIQSTEEEIVNNNHNNNATTNEYPSSNLHNTSPASSQSDTYDDFSPLSDFFYTPAVDLAAPFGNNSVLGIDNDDHYANFLDNMVHSNIVPIGADYVWTQQDYSSPIYEIRVAVFVLRSSQIYVATTELASLLSSKASSMAERKFGAEVEELLDWMLTAKFQA; encoded by the exons ATGGTGAGAACCCCTCATCGGTGTGAGAAAAGTGGAGTGAGGAAAGGAACATGGACACCTGAGGAAGATTCCAAGTTGATTGCTCATCTCACTACGTTTGGTCACCCCACCAATTGGCGCCAACTACCCGGAGCTGCAG GTCTTGCAAGGTGTGGAAAGAGCTGCAGATTAAGGTGGATGAATTACTTAAGGCCAGATGTCAAAAGAGGGAATTATACACAAGAAGAAGATGACACTATAGTCAAACTACACAATCAGTTTGGTAATAG ATGGTCCATGATTGCGTCTCACTTACATGGAAGATCAGACAACGAGATAAAGAATCGGTGGCACTCCCAACTTAAGAAGCGATTCCAACACACTTCAGCCTCCAATTCAAATAATCATAATGCCTTAATTCAATCAACGGAAGAAGAGATAGtgaataataatcataataataatgcCACTACAAATGAATACCCTTCTAGTAATCTTCACAACACTTCTCCAGCTTCTTCTCAAAGCGATACATATGACGATTTTTCTCCATTGAGTGACTTTTTCTACACACCTGCGGTGGATCTTGCTGCACCATTTGGTAATAACTCGGTTTTGGGTATTGATAATGATGATCACTATGCTAATTTTCTGGATAATATGGTACACAGTAACATAGTGCCAATTGGTGCAGATTATGTTTGGACTCAACAGGATTATTCAAGTCCAATCTATGAG ATCCGCGTTGCTGTCTTTGTTCTTCGTTCGTCTCAGATCTATGTCGCTACGACAGAACTAGCATCACTTTTATCTTCAAAAGCATCGTCAATGGCGGAAAGGAAGTTCGGCGCAGAGGTTGAGGAGCTTCTTGACTGGATGCTCACTGCAAAATTCCAAGCTTGA
- the LOC107477839 gene encoding uncharacterized protein LOC107477839: MDKRLKDIEDKTTAFKEMQAKVKKEMESVQESNSVINGGGESSNNNDQVPKVADFLGVRKAEEDSLSSNLVALTTHLFTVGVQTSQMQMMPTSIQMFLWESFDEDPSSMDDSSTITASGLLEQINVTRDTSDYLWYTTRKGFRYGHDTIVDGMIKDGL, encoded by the exons ATGGATAAGCGCTTGAAGGATATAGAAGATAAAACTACTGCTTTTAAAGAAATGCAAGCCAAGGTCAAGAAGGAGATGGAATCTGTTCAGG AATCGAATAGTGTGATAAATGGTGGTGGTGAGAGCAGCAATAATAATGATCAAGTTCCAAAGGTAGCGGATTTTCTTGGTGTGAGGAAGGCAGAGGAAGATTCATTGTCATCAAATCTTGTTGCCCTTACTACACACCTCTTCACCG TTGGAGTGCAAACATCTCAGATGCAAATGATGCCCACAAGCATTCAAATGTTCTTGTGGGAGAGTTTTGATGAAGATCCTTCTTCTATGGATGACAGCTCCACAATTACTGCTTCTGGTCTCTTGGAACAAATAAATGTTACACGGGATACAAGTGATTACCTTTGGTATACAACTAG GAAGGGATTTCGATATGGACATGATACGATCGTTGATGGTATGATCAAAGATGGCCTTTGA